GCGACATCGTTACGAAAAGTTGCTCGGGGTCTAGGTTCGGCGTCCAGAGTGCGTCGCACATGCCACACAGCTGCTTGTCGCAGCTTCCGCAAAACACAAAGGAGTCCTTTTTGGTGGGCGCTCCGATGAGATCGATGTTGCAAATGTACGGCCGCAGGGTAAGCGGATCGAGTGCAGCCACCACGGCCTGCACGTGGTAGGGCCCGAAGCGATGTTCGTAGAGCAGATTCGACAGCATGGTGGTAAATGCCTCGGGCGTCATCTCACAGCTCTCCTTGATTTCGTACAGATTTTGTCGGTACTGCAGACGATCCCACACTGTATTGACATCGGCGAGGAATCCGGTCAGGCCCAAAAACATGCGGGGTCCCACCTTGAAGACCTTCTTGAAATCCCCGGCAATCCTTTGTCCCGGGTTAGAGCCGCATCCCAGGCGATGGTCTGTGGCAATGGCCACGCATTCATTGCCTTGCATTGCCAGAACACAGCCACCGAACGACATTTCGGCTCTTCTTGGACTTTGAATGCTTGGAAAATACTAAcggaaattcaattaaattaaatcAGGAAATAGCTTTTCATTGCCAAATATTTTTGAAAAAGATTTCATGACTTACTTGATTTGAATTAAAGGCACACTTTGATGACATTAGCtaaaaaatacaatacaaaattaGAAAAAGGCAAGTTTATATAAAAATCTACGAGTTTATACAGGAAAAAGAATAGTTAATAACATAAAATATTAGTTAATACTAGTTaataccagaaaatactaCTTTATaccagaaaaagaaaaatactacttagacccagacccagattGGTTCATACTACATCATAAAATACTAGCTTAGACAAGAAAAATATTAGTTGTTACCAGAAACATAAAACTTAATATCAGAAAAATACGAGGCTATGCCAGAAAATACTAGGCAATACTAGTTAATACCAGAAAATATCAACTAATACCAAAAAATATTAGTTaataccagaaaatactaTTTAATACCAGAAAAATAATACTTAATACCAGAAAAATACTAGTTaataccagaaaatactaCTTAGACCCAGAAAAATACTAGTTAATGCAAGAAAATAACAGTTATTACCAGTAAATACCTGAAAAATACTATGTCATATTTTAACAATACAAAGGATACTAGAAAAGATCACAAAATACCAGTAAATAgcagaaaaatataaaaattcagTAAATAccataaaacaaaaacaaaaaataccaTTCCAATATAATTCCCCAAAACTTTTCCCATCTCTCAGGCACACATCCCCTAAATATTTATTACTCAAATGGTTAGAGAAGAGAATCTCATTCGCATTTAATTACCTCACACCATCTTAGGAGCCTCCTTTTGAAGATTCCCCGAATAGAAACAATGACCGCATAAATGCCATAACAATACCACAGAGAGAGATAAAGAGAGCGAGTGAGAGTGTGAGGAGGGCCCCCGTCTAGACGTATAAACATTTGCGGGGCTACGAAAATTAAGTAAATTACGTAAAAagtaaaaagaaaaaactgGGGCTGGGCCTAGGGAAATTAAAAATGCCTCCACACGCAAAGTGTGGAGAGACAAAGAGAATGAGTAAAATTAACGCATCATACGATAATTAAAACCGAAAAGAGGGATATTAATTTACGTACAAACGAAGTGGATTAATTTTAAccaaaattaaaaacaaaaatgctTTCAGGTTAATGAGATCTCTCGCTCGTCGGAGGCGAGGCGGGCAGATCGGATTGCAATATTTATTAAATGCAATTAGTCAATGTATTATTTAAAAGTTCATTTTCCACGAAACCGTGAAAAGGAAAACTTGTTCAGACAGGCACTGAAAAACTGAACACAAGAGTGCAAGCCAATTATAAATAAAGCCTTTACATGTTCACTAAAGTAACAAACGCCCCTgcctctcctcctcctctcgGGGGACTACCACCAACCAAACACAGAatataattaaaattaaagCGTGGTAGtgaaaaaatataataaagaaagaaaataAGTGTAAGGTTGTGCATGAAAACGAAATTGAAATGTGGCAGCAGCACGCGAACTATTTTTTACACCAaatactgctgctgctgccactgcgtTCATTTCTCAGtagtatttctttttttttcttctatCATTTCATCTGATGTGTAAAAAAGTGTGAGTACTAGAGTGCAGAAAATCATGGGTGTGTGATGGTGCCAGGATTTGATGGTTGATAGGGGTGAAAGTGATTTGCAAGCCATTATAAAGAACTTTTTTTGGGATTGTAATTGAAAACAGTTGAGTTACTGACAAAGACTATAATGATACATTGGTAAATATCATAAAAGACTAAAAGAATACTAGAATAATACTGGATGAATACTAGAAGATTATTAGAAGAATAATAGAATAATACTAAAAAAATTTTCGAACAATAGTAGAAGAAAACCAGAAGAATACTATAAGAATACCAAAGGAATTCTAGAAAAATAGCATAAGAATACTAAAAGAATACCAAAATAATACTAGAATAATTCTAGAATAATACTAGAAGAATACTATATACCAGACAAGTACCAGTAAAATCAACAAAAATACTAGTATGCAAAGAAAATGGACCTAAAAAGACTCAAAATTAAAAGTCTTAGGAAACTATCATTTAAAAATGATTGCGATTTGAGGACATCTGATATGCGTTTACCCCTCTGCTAAAACACTCACTATCCACACAGGACACCTTTTATTTTAATGATATATTTTCCAACCATTTATTAGTGCTCAAAGTGTCTGAGTGAAGAGCATGCAAAAAAAGAAAGCTAGCTAATTCCGACAAAAGATGACCGACTGGGGGTTCACCACTCCTGGTTCAAAGCACTGCCTGGGCACATCCCTAAGGTCCTGGAGCTCCACTCCCTTCGCACATTCTGCAAAAGAGTTCAGTCAACCTGATGATGTTGGCCTGGCCAACTGCCACATAAAGTAACCCTTAAAgtagttgttgctgctgctgtggctgtggctgttgctggtATTTCTGATGCAGACACTCGGTGACATGTGTTTTTTGAATACTCATTCGAGAGTCATGAGAACGAGCgaacatttcatttcatatcACTTCATTCAATAGACAGCGTCATTCAGAGCTTACATTGATTCAAACGAGCATCGGGCGGGCGGGCGAAGGAGACTTATCTATCCATATGATAATCACACACACTCCCACATTTATGTAGATATACAAAAAAcaagaagagagagagagggggagataCGTATCTGTCAGTTACTTCAATGATGAAGTCATTTGCACCGACGTTCAATGACTCGCATTGACACACACGCGTGCGGGTTGagaaatatacaatatatatggatacatatatatcatCCAGCGATACGTATCTTTCATCTCCGCTTCACTCGCTGCCTCTTTATAGGGGGGATTTTATTGCATTGAACGAACACTTTTTGCATTTGGCATAAACCTTTACTTTACGTATTTGGCAAAACTCATCAGAATCCAACGGGTTGGCGGGGGATTGGATGtagaaataaatattaaaaattgtatTTGCATTCAAGCAAATTACGTTAGACTCTTTTTGGCTTTGTTTTCTGCGTTTGTGCCATAAAAACATTTAATTGCTTGTTGAGTAAgaatattaattatttattacTTCTGACGgacgccagcaacaacaacagcagcagcgcccaAAGCGCAATAAATTCTCTCTGTTTCggaaaacaaagaaatttataTGTTCGACCGCTTTTCAGTACATCGCTTTTCCAAgcgaaaattgaaaataaataaaagattGAGGAATTTCTCCTTTGTTGAAAATCAATCAATGcgaaaatggaaatgggaatgCAAAGTTTATTCGTTGCACAAGTCAAATAAATATTGAAGCAATTGGAGATCGTAAAGATTTGTGAATGGATTTTGTGTGTATTCTAGGCCCTACAGTCCTTGGGGGCAGTGTGTCCTTGGGGTTGTACGGAAACCTGGCAGTAGGAATCGCTTTCCATCGTATACTCTATACAAACTCTTGCAGTGAATCTCAAACCAAGTTATTCGAGAAGTGGAAGCGAAAATAACCCTAAACAAGGCTATTAGGTCTCAGAAAAATACCATGAATAATCAGAAATATATCCgaaaataaaactaaatattGCGAAACCCTATAATAAAGGAAAATACAATATTATACCATAAAAATACCATTAAATAccatgaaataaataaaataccatacaaaaaaacagaaaaatacCATTTAATACCAGTAAATAACATAAAAGTGgtaaaataccagaaaatatgccaggaaaatattagaaaacatTCCaggaaaatttaaaaaaaatattcaaagAAAATGTCAAAAGTTGACCTACTAAAGACTACTAAAAATATATCAAGAAAATAtcagaaatatatataaaaaaatgccaaaagtataaatataaaaaaaatacaagaaGTATTATGTATAAAAAATAcaagaaataaatatatcaAACAATACAAGAAAAATACCAAGAAAAAATATCAGAAAAATCTATTAGATTTGATCAAAATAACTTTTCCCCCCCGAAACAATCATTTAAAGGCGCATGGGAGAActaataatacaaaaaatgtACTTTTAAGGATTTGAGAAGTGGATGTTAGAAGTGCCCTAACAAAGAAACATTCACTCAAAGCCGGAACTCAAAATCTGCAAGCATTTCGTTCGAGTGCTACACTTATCTATCGATTCTCATTCAACGAAAATGATATGAAAGAATATGGGACTTTATTTCTATCAAAAACTGTATACCAATTATATTTCCAAAAGTTTTTTCAATTCCGCTTTTGTGTATTTTTCTTATTCTCAGAGAAGTGCTCTTGAAAAGTGCCAAAGCAATGATTTATTTACTCGTGATTTGTCTGTGGAGCAATTAAAATATGATGGAAAATAAAGCAAAGGggaatacaaaaaatatactACGGGTATTACGAAAAAGTAACGCTCAAGAGTGCACTTAAATACATGTATAGCATGTGTGATTATGGCGTAAGTTTAATGGCTATctacagagagagggagagagagaaccgGACTTGAAGCAGCTAGAAAAACGTAACGTAAGCTGGATCCACTTTGggggctgttgctgttggtatCCCCCAACATGGCAACAGCACAAATGCGACACCAAATGCGATAAATTCTAATTGCGACACGAGGCAGCCTCCAGCCTTCCATTGAAAAGTCAGTCATTCAGACCGCACACATGGCGTATGCTTAATCTCAGAGACTGGGAGTCGCCTCTCTTGACATATATCCACCGCTTAGCCCCCCAAGCCCCCCTCCTCGTTGCGCCCCCTGCGCCCCTGTGACATAACATGTTTTGTGTCAATCATTTGCCAGATTCTGCAATAtattttctgttgttgttgtttgagtAATTGAAGATAATGCacgggacggggacggggaggGGGTAGGGGTAAGGTCCACCGTTTGATTGAAATCACTCAAGTGAGTCTCCCTTCCCTCCCACTGAAAAAACTGTGTCAAAGCGCGAATCAAATGAAGCCAAAGATTCATTATTTTCGAATGGACCTGTGCTTGGTCCGCCTCCCCTTTTATTAATGATCTTTTTCTGCTTTGGGCTATCATCCATTAGGAAGgaacgggcacgggcacgggcccTCGAGCCCTCGGGTGTTGGTAAAAGTGTATCTTTTAGTCTGGGGCCTAAACGCCCAGCAA
The sequence above is a segment of the Drosophila miranda strain MSH22 chromosome 4, D.miranda_PacBio2.1, whole genome shotgun sequence genome. Coding sequences within it:
- the LOC108162371 gene encoding proteasome subunit beta type-3-like → MSSKCAFNSNQYFPSIQSPRRAEMSFGGCVLAMQGNECVAIATDHRLGCGSNPGQRIAGDFKKVFKVGPRMFLGLTGFLADVNTVWDRLQYRQNLYEIKESCEMTPEAFTTMLSNLLYEHRFGPYHVQAVVAALDPLTLRPYICNIDLIGAPTKKDSFVFCGSCDKQLCGMCDALWTPNLDPEQLFVTMSQTLTHAFHRNITCGWGATVFVLDKDKIMERVIDVRKD